The sequence CCCGGTCCTCTACTACGGCGACGAGATCGGCATGGGCGACAACATCCACCTGCCGGACCGCTTCGGGGTCCGCACGCCCATGCAGTGGGACGACTCGCGCAACGCGGGCTTCTCGACGGCCAGGCCGAGCGAGCTCTACCTGAGCGTCATCACCGACCCGGTGTACCACTACCTGGCCGTGAGCGTGCAGAACGCGCAGGCGGTGCCCACGTCCTTCTACCACTGGCTTCGGCGGCTGCTCGCCGTCCGCAAGCGCTTCAGGGCCTTCGGGCGAGGCTCCATCCGCTTCGTCCACCCCGAGGCCCGGCAGGTCTTCGCCTACGTGCGGGACTTCGAGGGCGAAGCGGTGCTGGTGGTGAACAACCTGTCAGGCAAGGCCCTGGCGGTGGATCTCCCCCTCTCGCCCTGGCAGGGCGCGCGAGCGCTGGAGATCTTGGGCGAGACGCCCTTCCCGGAGGTGACTCAGGCGCCTTACCGGCTGAGCCTTGCGCCCTACGGCTTCTACTGGTTCCACCTGACCCGATGAAAGGAAGGCGCCCATGAGCCCCCGTCGCAGCGGCATCCTGTTGCATCCCTCCTCGTTGCCGGGGCGCTTCGGCATCGGCGATTTGGGACCGCAGGCGATCGCCTGGGTCGAGCACCTGGCCGACATGGCGCAGGGGTGGTGGCAGGTGCTGCCGCTGACGCCGACCAGCGTCGGGGACTCGCCCTACTTCTCGCCCTCGGCCTTCGCGGGCAATCCCTACCTCATCTCGCCCGTCGCCCTGCACGAGGCGGGCTGGCTCGACGAGGTCGACCTGGATGCGGCCCCGGAGTTCCCGCGCCATCGGGTGGACTACGGGGCGGTGGGCCCCTGGAAGCGAATGATCCTCGCGACGGCCTTCAGGAACTACGAGGAGCGCGCGAGCTTCGAGGAGAAGGCGCGCTTCGACGCCTTCCTCGACGAGGAGCGTCACTGGCTCGACGATTACGGCCTCTTCATGGCGATCAAGGAGGAGCAGGGCGGCCTGCCCTGGATCGACTGGCCGATGGAGCTCGCCCGGCGCGAGGCGCAGGCCCTCGAGGCGGCCCGCGAGCGCCTCGCGTCGCGGATCAGGCTCCACCAGTTCGGACAGTACCAGTTCTTCGGCCAGTGGCAGGGCCTCAAGGCCTACGCCAATTCCCGGAACGTGCGCCTCATCGGGGACGCCCCGATCTTCGTCGCCCACGACAGCGCAGACGTCTGGGCGCACCCCGAGCTGTGGCGGCTGGATTCGAAGGGCCACCCGCTGGTCGTGGCGGGGGTGCCGCCCGATTACTTCAGCGCCACGGGTCAGCTCTGGGGCAACCCTCACTACGACTGGGCGGCCATGGCCGGGACGGGCTACGCGTGGTGGGCGGCGCGCCTGCGATCGCTGTTGCGCCTGGTGGACCTCATTCGCCTCGACCACTTCCGCGGCTTCGCGGGCTTCTGGGAGATCCCCGCGCTCGAGCCGACGGCGGTCAACGGGCGGTGGGTGCCGGGGCCGGGGGCGGCCCTGTTCGAGGCCCTCGCGGATCAGCTGGGCGAGCTTCCCCTCATCGCCGAGGACCTGGGGGTGATCACCCCGGACGTGGTGGAGCTGCGCGATCGCTTCGGGCTTCCCGGCATGAAGATTCTGCAGTTCGCCTTCGACGCCGCCGAGGAGAACAACTACTTCCCGCACCTCTTTGAGCGCAACTGCGCGGTCTACCCCGGCACCCACGACAACGATACGAGCAAGGGCTGGTACGAGAAGGCCAAGCCCGAGGACAAGGCCCTGATGGCCGAGTACCTCGGCAAGGACCGCATCACCGAGCCCCACTGGGAGCTGATCCGGCTGGGGCACGCCTCGGTGGCGGACCTCTCGGTGGTGCCCCTCCAGGACCTGCTGGGCCTGGGGTCCGAGGCCCGGATGAACACCCCGGGCACCATGGGAGGCAACTGGGCATGGCGCTTCGAGGAGGGGGGCCTCACCCCCGAGATCAAGGCGCGCTTCGACCGGATGACGCGCCTCTACGACCGGGAGCCGTTGTAAGATGGAGGCCTGATCCCTTCTTCGATCCCCAGGACGCCTCGACCATGACCATCCGCTTCGCCACCCCTTGCGACGTGCCCGCCATCCTGGCCCTCATCAAGGATCTGGCCGACTACGAGCAGCTCCTGCACGAGGTCGAGGCCACCGAGGAGCGCCTGCACGCGCACCTGTTCGGCGATCGCCCCTACGTCGAGGTCCTGATGGCCGAGGAGGAAGGCGCGCTTGCTGGCTTCGCCCTCTTCTTCCACAACTACTCGACCTTCCTGGCCAAGCCCGGCATCTACCTGGAGGACCTGTTCGTGAAGCCCGAGTTCCGGGGCAAGGGCATCGGAAAGCAGCTCTTGGTGCGCCTCGCGCAGCTCGCCGTGGAGCGCGGCTGCGGCCGCCTGGAGTGGAGCGTGCTGGACTGGAACGAGCCGTCCATCCAGTTCTACAGGGCTCAGGGCGCGAAGGCCATGGCCGAGTGGACGGTCTACCGGGTGACGGGCGACAAGCTGGACCGCCTCGCGGGTGGGGAGCCCGTCGCGCTGTACTAGAGCACTTTGCTGAACACGTAGTGGGGGACGCCGACGATGTCGAACTCGGCGCCTTCTGGCTGCCAGCCGTGGCGGCGGTAGAAGGCGCCCGCCTGCGTCCTGCCGTTACACCAGACGAGCGGCGTGCCCGTCGCCTTGATGCGCGCCTCCATCGCTTCGAGCAGCTGCGCGCCGATCCCCTTGCCGCGGTAGCCTTCCTGCACGGCCATGCCGCGCAGGCGGTAGGCCTGTCCCTCGCGTCCGGGAGCGGGCTCCAGGTGCGCCGAGGTGCAGCCCACGAGGGTCTCGCCGTCGTAGGCGGCCAGGTGGATGGTGCCGGGGGCCTGGTCCGTGGGGTAGCGCGACTCCTCGATGGGCCGGTGGGGCCGCAGGACGGCGAAGCGCAGGGGAGTGATGGTCTCGGCGGTGGTCTCGACGATGGGCATGGGGATCCTTTTCAGCGTTTCCTCGCGAGCGTCAGCCCGTCGGCCACCGGCAGCATGCTCATGTCCACGCGCTCGTCGTGGTGCACGAGGCGATTGAGCGCGCGGATGGCCTCGGTGCTTTCGTCGCGGTCGCTCGGATCCGCCACCGAGCCCGACCACAGCACGTTGTCGATGGCGATCAGGCCGCCGGGCCTGGCGAGGGTGAGCGCGCGCTCGTAGTAGGCCAGGTCGTTCTCCTTGTCGGCGTCGATGAACGCGAAGTCGAAGGTCCCCGCGTGGCCTTGGGCGACGAGGGCGTCCAGGGTCTCGAGGGCCGGGGCCAGGCGCAGGTCGATCTTGTGGGCGACGCCGGCCTCGGCCCAGTAGCGCCGGGCGACCGCGGTGTACTCCTCGGACACGTCGCAGGCGATGATCTGAGCGTCCTCGGGCAGGGCGAGGGCGACCGAGAGCGAGCTGTAGCCTGTGAAGACCCCGACTTCGAGGGTCTTCTTGGCGCCCAAAAGCTGGATCAGCAGCCGCATGAACTGCCCCTGCATCGCCGAGATCTGCATCTGGGCGCGAGGGTGGCGCTCGGTCTCCTCGCGCAGGCGGCGCAGCACCTCGGGCTCGCGCAGCGAGTTGGCGATCATGTAGTCGTGGATCCGATTGGTCACCTGGAGTTCTTTGAGCGTCATGGCCCCTCCTCGTTGCGCTTGCGCCGCGTCGGGGCCATTATCCCTTGCTCGCATGCGAGGGGCAAGCGCGCGTCGGCCGAAGCGTTTCTCCGCGCGCGCCGGCGGGAATGAAACGGGTGATGAAGACGCTCTTTTCGCTGTATGCCTGGCTGGTCTGGATCCTGCACCTGCTCGTCGCCCTCCCCGTGCTGGTGCTGGCGCTCGCCATCGACCCGGCGCTCGGGCTGCGGGTCGTCCAGGCCACGGCGCGCTCGGCCTTCTTCCTGTGCGGGATCCGGATCAGGGTGATCGGGACCGAGCGGGTCGACTGGTCGCGTGCCCACGTCTTCATGGGCAACCATCAGAATCTGCTCGATCCCTTCGTCCTGGTGGTCGCGATCCCGCACCACATGGTGGGGATCGAGAAGCGCGAGAACCAGCGCCTGCCGCTCTACGGGGCGGCGTCGCGGGCCTGGGGCAACATCCCCATCGACCGGGAGGATCCCGAGGCTGCGCGCGCCACCATCGCAGAGGCGACCGATCGCCTCAGGCGCGGCACCTCGATCGTCATCCTGCCGGAGGGCACCCGCACCAAGGACGGCCGGATCGGTCCCTTCAAGAAGGGGGGCTTCCACATGGCCCTCGGCGCCGGGGCGGACATCGTCCCCTTCACCTTCAACGGCGCCTACCAGCTCCTGCGCAACGGAGACTGGCGCTTGCGGCCCGGCACGATCGAGGTGGTCTTCGGCGAGGCGATCGCGACCGAGGACTACACCCGCGAGACCCTGGACGACCTGGTCGAGGCGGTGCGCGGGGCCGTCTGCTCCGAGTTCAAGGGCTAGTCCGGGCAGGCCAGGGACCCCAGCATCGAGGTGATGGCGGTCTGGAAACCGAGGGTGAACGACTCGTAGTCGGCGCCGCTCTGGTGACCGATCGCTTGCCATGCCTTCTGGCGCAGGGCGGTGAAGTCGGGGTTCTCGAGATCGAGCAGGGGAATGATCATCGGCATGGGGTCCTCTCGGTCGGGGGTTATCCCTTGGCTCCAGGGGGCTACCCCCCTAGACTAGCGCATCGCGTGTTACGGAAATGTTGCGGCCACCTTGCTTGACGCTTGCTTGTTGGCTTCCAGGAGAAATCCCGCGCCGGGAGTGACCCCCGGCGCGGGATTGCGCTTGAATGGTATTCGTCCTCCATGGTACCAGGGGCGACCCGCACCGTCACCAGAGAAGCGGGGGACGCCCGCGCTCAGTCGCGAGCGGGGCTCGCCAGGGATCCCAGGATCGAGGTGAGGGCCGTGTTGAAGCCGAGGGCGAATGAGTCGTAGTCGGCGCCCGAGTCGCTGCCGACCGCCTGCCAGGCTTGCTGACGCAGCGCGTTGAAGTCGGGGTTCTCGATGTTCAGGGTCGGGATGATCGTCACGCGCGGCACCTCGGCG is a genomic window of Pantanalinema sp. containing:
- a CDS encoding lysophospholipid acyltransferase family protein; the encoded protein is MKTLFSLYAWLVWILHLLVALPVLVLALAIDPALGLRVVQATARSAFFLCGIRIRVIGTERVDWSRAHVFMGNHQNLLDPFVLVVAIPHHMVGIEKRENQRLPLYGAASRAWGNIPIDREDPEAARATIAEATDRLRRGTSIVILPEGTRTKDGRIGPFKKGGFHMALGAGADIVPFTFNGAYQLLRNGDWRLRPGTIEVVFGEAIATEDYTRETLDDLVEAVRGAVCSEFKG
- a CDS encoding GNAT family N-acetyltransferase — translated: MTIRFATPCDVPAILALIKDLADYEQLLHEVEATEERLHAHLFGDRPYVEVLMAEEEGALAGFALFFHNYSTFLAKPGIYLEDLFVKPEFRGKGIGKQLLVRLAQLAVERGCGRLEWSVLDWNEPSIQFYRAQGAKAMAEWTVYRVTGDKLDRLAGGEPVALY
- the malQ gene encoding 4-alpha-glucanotransferase; its protein translation is MSPRRSGILLHPSSLPGRFGIGDLGPQAIAWVEHLADMAQGWWQVLPLTPTSVGDSPYFSPSAFAGNPYLISPVALHEAGWLDEVDLDAAPEFPRHRVDYGAVGPWKRMILATAFRNYEERASFEEKARFDAFLDEERHWLDDYGLFMAIKEEQGGLPWIDWPMELARREAQALEAARERLASRIRLHQFGQYQFFGQWQGLKAYANSRNVRLIGDAPIFVAHDSADVWAHPELWRLDSKGHPLVVAGVPPDYFSATGQLWGNPHYDWAAMAGTGYAWWAARLRSLLRLVDLIRLDHFRGFAGFWEIPALEPTAVNGRWVPGPGAALFEALADQLGELPLIAEDLGVITPDVVELRDRFGLPGMKILQFAFDAAEENNYFPHLFERNCAVYPGTHDNDTSKGWYEKAKPEDKALMAEYLGKDRITEPHWELIRLGHASVADLSVVPLQDLLGLGSEARMNTPGTMGGNWAWRFEEGGLTPEIKARFDRMTRLYDREPL
- a CDS encoding GNAT family N-acetyltransferase, whose translation is MPIVETTAETITPLRFAVLRPHRPIEESRYPTDQAPGTIHLAAYDGETLVGCTSAHLEPAPGREGQAYRLRGMAVQEGYRGKGIGAQLLEAMEARIKATGTPLVWCNGRTQAGAFYRRHGWQPEGAEFDIVGVPHYVFSKVL
- a CDS encoding class I SAM-dependent methyltransferase, giving the protein MTLKELQVTNRIHDYMIANSLREPEVLRRLREETERHPRAQMQISAMQGQFMRLLIQLLGAKKTLEVGVFTGYSSLSVALALPEDAQIIACDVSEEYTAVARRYWAEAGVAHKIDLRLAPALETLDALVAQGHAGTFDFAFIDADKENDLAYYERALTLARPGGLIAIDNVLWSGSVADPSDRDESTEAIRALNRLVHHDERVDMSMLPVADGLTLARKR